In Cydia pomonella isolate Wapato2018A unplaced genomic scaffold, ilCydPomo1 PGA_scaffold_183, whole genome shotgun sequence, the following are encoded in one genomic region:
- the LOC133533619 gene encoding uncharacterized protein LOC133533619, with the protein MKIPLLVTICMCCYPLETVQQEGPDPWHNKNDAILQQNENIDVTPDLRMSLPQIRPTESASTGMRDWFFKRMLAIILKGGQYKKNEDNSVEVSVQMRFDESQWTTLNDYLNPNVGLSEEIFRRSVGYVENAIYKPSVSERIVMAWNNYIQFYLVEYKMEITVAFGILAAAGAMMWLWNHMSHRHFKIIVFIALYLYEVFLSYKEAEQHEFDRYMSAINKCKWYFWSSTCDVPPPDPIKFLKYMNPLKIGVRMFTTIISEPMITISATVQTIIHGITDGMWFPLNVIMTGLLTLAFTIILVVLLVMIVFTYILNIPFNLSFLCGLFSIGVNEKCGRTNTSNVSGNQLPSIDGGGDRISSATLDRILDVCTRALTSAQINNTSSTQIPRIQAARPLSISNGTIPITSLKRSSSTGRLQEYKSYNHDFELSTIDSAVRKRNHGNTRLNDGSGDAF; encoded by the exons ATGAAGATACCATTGTTAGTAACGATTTGTATGTGTTGTTACCCACTTGAAACTGTACAGCAAGAAGGACCAGACCCTTGGCACAATAAAAATGACGCAATACTTCAACAAAATGAGAATATTGATGTTACACCTGATCTAAGGATGTCTTTGCCTCAGATTAGGCCTACAGAATCCGCTAGTACAGGGATGAGAGACTGGTTCTTTAAACGAATGCTAGCCATTATATTAAAAGGAGGGCAATATAAA AAAAATGAAGACAACTCAGTTGAAGTTTCAGTTCAAATGCGATTTGACGAGAGTCAATGGACCACTTTAAATGATTACCTCAATCCAAATGTAGGTCTATCTGAGGAAATATTCCGTCGATCAGTGGGATATGTGGAGAATGCCATTTACAAGCCTAGTGTTTCCGAAAGAATAGTTATGGCGTGGAATAATTACATCCAATTTTATTTGGTGGAATATAAG ATGGAAATCACAGTGGCGTTTGGAATATTAGCAGCTGCTGGTGCAATGATGTGGCTGTGGAATCATATGTCTCATAGACACTTCaagattattgtttttattgcattatatttatatgaagtatttctttcatacaaa GAGGCTGAGCAACACGAATTTGATCGCTACATGTCAgcaattaataaatgtaaatggTATTTCTGGTCCTCTACCTGTGATGTGCCACCTCCCGATCCTATAAAGTTCTTGAAATATATGAACCCATTGAAAATCGGTGTGAGGATGTTTACTACAATTATATCTGAGCCTATGATCACTATAAGTGCTACAGTGCAGACTATAATACATGGGATAACAG atgGCATGTGGTTTCCCCTGAATGTAATAATGACAGGTTTATTAACTTTAGCTTTTACTATTATATTAGTTGTTCTTCTTGTGATGATAgtatttacctatatacttaACATTCCCTTTAATCTTAGTTTTCTATGTGGTTTATTTAGCATTGGCGTGAATGAAAAATGTGGTAGGACTAATACAAGTAACGTAAGCGGTAATCAGCTACCTAGCATAGATGGTGGTGGAGATCGGATAAGCAGCGCCACTCTAGATAGGATATTAGATGTATGTACGCGGGCACTTACAAGTGcacaaattaataatacaagTTCTACTCAAATCCCACGAATCCAGGCTGCAAGACCTCTTAGTATTAGTAATGGAACAATACCAATAACTTCTTTAAAGAGGTCTTCTAGCACTGGACGATTGCAAGagtataaatcttataatcatGATTTTGAACTGTCTACAATAGATTCTGCAGTTAGAAAAAGAAATCATGGGAATACAAGATTAAATGATGGCAGTGGTGATGCATTTTAA
- the LOC133533611 gene encoding constitutive coactivator of PPAR-gamma-like protein 1 homolog yields MGIQDLQTYLENEGVGVDLFRIARNHAGGFRLVLDAEGCLDRLYGGYFSDWACGGQWARCVQFLTTLAQALAEHQVALCVCFNGAHPAPPVAPQHWIQTQSTYRQRVNSVLRHIVTKGTPPPKVWWVPPMGLHSCLRTALRYLNIPIMVSSDDHCQEVVGLCREKSYAGLVGCSGEYLVFQPPRYFSSSQLKLTYRSSLETKEYKIHELPQLLDVPQDRLCLLAALLGGTILSEQSLTDFYKRLGITQKKQQVPPETLIKAVSQFVRDLPSSDMDSACIEIFGDLNDLRAAKLKQAVQYYLNGTKDGFLKYRTATGRRPKNNKRNQKPDSPQSSSADLDTSKLATESSEHEQKGLDDYKLATANASMNADFSTDERTMEVGQAMASMSLEGGDAEQKKPAPKPVEKQAATKESRQTKSPSSDNCPPAPAEVLRTCAERHARGLMHPHMLAILTHRQVALPVLMEDDNHREIPSIHHFYRPIRQNVYAILYNMHHHRFMAQKAKDEGTSSMSVERACTVQVAEWIYSRVNPGKTPEMVPGVVLDWPVPTVQRLWFGTAQDDKCRRMRAFLSCMRSDTPLMLNTSYVPQHLLILATVLRFIMTSQIQILRRQELDAFLATAFSNDLMNALHLQEMTVNGISSRGVQLGALVMAGAEAALLANDACGAPVPWLVAAPWLYFDGKLLQRNLARAMHCKHLAQLCDNHLDTVVKVLCTVEAARPCPGSWPRPGCTSTASCCSATSPAPCTASTSPSSATTTSTPSSRYCVLWRRRARALARGRALAVLRRQAAAAQPRPRHALQAPRPALRQPPRHRRQGTVYCGGGAPVPWLVAAPWLYFDGKLLQRNLARAMHCKHLAQLCDNHLDTVVKVLCTVEAARPCPGSWPRPGCTSTASCCSATSPAPCTASTSPSSATTTSTPSSRYCVLWRRRARALARGRALAVLRRQAAAAQPRPRHALQAPRPALRQPPRHRRQGTVYCGGGAPVPWLVAAPWLYFDGKLLQRNLARAMHCKHLAQLCDNHLDTVVKVLCTVEAARPCPGSWPRPGCTSTASCCSATSPAPCTASTSPSSATTTSTPSSRYCVLWRRRARALARGRALAVLRRQAAAAQPRPRHALQAPRPALRQPPRHRRQGTVYCGGGAPVPWLVAAPWLYFDGKLLQRNLARAMHCKHLAQLCDNHLDTVVKVLCTVEAARPCPGSWPRPGCTSTASCCSATSPAPCTASTSPSSATTTSTPSSRYCVLWRRRARALARGRALAVLRRQAAAAQPRPRHALQAPRPALRQPPRHRRQGTVYCGGGAPVPWLVAAPWLYFDGKLLQRNLARAMHCKHLAQLCDNHLDTVVKVLCTVEAARPCPGSWPRPGCTSTASCCSATSPAPCTASTSPSSATTTSTPSSRYCVLWRRRARALARGRALAVLRRQAAAAQPRPRHALQAPRPALRQPPRHRRQGTVYCGGGAPVPWLVAAPWLYFDGKLLQRNLARAMHCKHLAQLCDNHLDTVVKVERMRKAILEGLEVEWALPPLPLVAGVVGGLGWRGRARGARLEIAGVVVGQWGADYPQRARYPQAAHYVGYTPPVRNAYGARGGRGWRGRGRGRGAPAARPPRRRLHHDEPAKPATLSVNGKTVRPEDLGSQAEEGSPHGDESAPDNDNEGAQPMRTKSAKNAKKNVGKGKKKNSNPKTDVVQTLEANGPLDKMETGHNSDKEHIGQGDAPVSN; encoded by the exons ATGGGCATACAGGATCTACAGACTTATTTAGAAAATGAGGGAGTGGGTGTGGATTTGTTTCGGATTGCACGAAATCATGCCGGCGGCTTCCGACTCGTGCTTGACGCGGAGGGGTGTCTGGACCGCCTATATGGAGGATATTTCTCTG attgGGCATGTGGAGGACAGTGGGCCCGCTGTGTCCAATTTTTAACCACCCTGGCGCAGGCCCTTGCTGAGCACCAAGTGGCACTATGTGTTTGCTTCAACGGAGCGCACCCTGCTCCGCCAGTGGCTCCGCAGCACTGGATCCAGACACAGTCTACTTACAGGCAGAGAGTCAACTCT gtattgCGCCATATTGTCACAAAGGGTACTCCTCCACCCAAAGTATGGTGGGTGCCACCAATGGGGCTACATTCATGTCTTCGAACTGCACTGAGATATCTGAATATACCCATT ATGGTATCCTCTGATGACCATTGTCAGGAAGTGGTAGGCCTTTGCCGGGAGAAATCCTATGCTGGTCTGGTGGGCTGCTCTGGAGAGTACCTGGTGTTCCAACCTCCGCGATACTTTAGCTCGTCACAGCTGAAGCTAACATACAGG TCTTCCTTGGAAACAAAAGAATACAAGATCCATGAATTGCCCCAATTGCTGGACGTGCCCCAGGACCGCCTCTGCCTCTTGGCCGCACTTCTCGGTGGTACCATTCTGTCGGAGCAGAGCCTCACTGATTTCTACAAGCGATTAGGAATTACTCAGAaaaag CAACAAGTGCCGCCAGAAACGTTGATAAAGGCCGTAAGCCAGTTCGTGCGCGACCTGCCATCGTCCGACATGGACAGCGCCTGTATCGAAATATTCGGCGACCTCAATGATCTCCGGGCGGCCAAGCTCAAACAGGCCGTTCAGTATTATCTCAATGGCACCAAAGATGGCTTCCTCAAATACAGAACTGCCACTG GTCGCCGCCCGAAAAATAACAAAAGGAATCAAAAACCCGACAGTCCACAGTCATCCTCTGCCGATTTGGACACTTCCAAATTAGCGACCGAGTCATCCGAACACGAG CAAAAAGGCTTGGACGATTACAAATTGGCTACAGCAAACGCGTCAATGAATGCTGACTTTAGCACCGACGAGAGGACGATGGAGGTGGGGCAAGCCATGGCTTCCATGTCGCTCGAGGGTGGCGACGCCGAACAGAAGAAACCTGCACCTAAACCTGTAGAGAAACAAGCTGCAACGAAAGAG AGCCGCCAAACCAAGTCCCCGAGCTCGGACAACTGCCCGCCCGCGCCGGCCGAGGTGCTCCGCACGTGCGCCGAGCGCCACGCGCGCGGCCTCATGCACCCGCACATGCTCGCCATCCTCACACACCGCCAG GTGGCGCTGCCTGTCCTTATGGAAGATGACAACCACCGTGAGATCCCATCCATCCACCACTTCTACCGCCCCATCCGCCAGAACGTCTACGCCATCCTCTACAACATGCACCACCATCGCTTCATGGCACAGAAGGCTAAAG ATGAAGGCACATCAAGCATGTCAGTCGAGCGCGCGTGCACCGTGCAAGTGGCCGAGTGGATCTACTCGCGCGTCAACCCGGGCAAGACGCCCGAGATGGTGCCCGGGGTGGTTCTTGACTGGCCCGTGCCTACTGTGCAGAGGCTTTGGTTCGG AACCGCGCAAGATGACAAGTGCCGCCGCATGCGCGCGTTCCTGTCGTGCATGCGCTCGGACACGCCGCTCATGCTCAACACGTCCTACGTGCCGCAGCACCTGCTCATCTTGGCCACCGTGCTGAG ATTCATAATGACATCGCAAATTCAGATCTTGCGTCGACAGGAGTTGGATGCATTTCTGGCCACAGCTTTCTCTAATGATCTCATGAATGCCCTTCACTTGCAAGAGATGACG GTGAACGGCATCAGCTCGCGCGGCGTGCAGCTGGGCGCGCTGGTGATGGCGGGCGCGGAGGCGGCGCTGCTGGCCAACGACGCGTGCGGCGCGCCCGTGCCCTGGCTCGTGGCCGCGCCCTGGCTGTACTTCGACGGCAAGCTGCTGCAGCGCAACCTCGCCCGCGCCATGCACTGCAAGCACCTCGCCCAGCTCTGCGACAACCACCTCGACACCGTCGTCAAGGTACTGTGTACTGTGGAGGCGGCGCGCCCGTGCCCTGGCTCGTGGCCGCGCCCTGGCTGTACTTCGACGGCAAGCTGCTGCAGCGCAACCTCGCCCGCGCCATGCACTGCAAGCACCTCGCCCAGCTCTGCGACAACCACCTCGACACCGTCGTCAAGGTACTGTGTACTGTGGAGGCGGCGCGCCCGTGCCCTGGCTCGTGGCCGCGCCCTGGCTGTACTTCGACGGCAAGCTGCTGCAGCGCAACCTCGCCCGCGCCATGCACTGCAAGCACCTCGCCCAGCTCTGCGACAACCACCTCGACACCGTCGTCAAGGTACTGTGTACTGTGGAGGCGGCGCGCCCGTGCCCTGGCTCGTGGCCGCGCCCTGGCTGTACTTCGACGGCAAGCTGCTGCAGCGCAACCTCGCCCGCGCCATGCACTGCAAGCACCTCGCCCAGCTCTGCGACAACCACCTCGACACCGTCGTCAAGGTACTGTGTACTGTGGAGGCGGCGCGCCCGTGCCCTGGCTCGTGGCCGCGCCCTGGCTGTACTTCGACGGCAAGCTGCTGCAGCGCAACCTCGCCCGCGCCATGCACTGCAAGCACCTCGCCCAGCTCTGCGACAACCACCTCGACACCGTCGTCAAGGTACTGTGTACTGTGGAGGCGGCGCGCCCGTGCCCTGGCTCGTGGCCGCGCCCTGGCTGTACTTCGACGGCAAGCTGCTGCAGCGCAACCTCGCCCGCGCCATGCACTGCAAGCACCTCGCCCAGCTCTGCGACAACCACCTCGACACCGTCGTCAAGGTACTGTGTACTGTGGAGGCGGCGCGCCCGTGCCCTGGCTCGTGGCCGCGCCCTGGCTGTACTTCGACGGCAAGCTGCTGCAGCGCAACCTCGCCCGCGCCATGCACTGCAAGCACCTCGCCCAGCTCTGCGACAACCACCTCGACACCGTCGTCAAGGTACTGTGTACTGTGGAGGCGGCGCGCCCGTGCCCTGGCTCGTGGCCGCGCCCTGGCTGTACTTCGACGGCAAGCTGCTGCAGCGCAACCTCGCCCGCGCCATGCACTGCAAGCACCTCGCCCAGCTCTGCGACAACCACCTCGACACCGTCGTCAAGGTACTGTGTACTGTGGAGGCGGCGCGCCCGTGCCCTGGCTCGTGGCCGCGCCCTGGCTGTACTTCGACGGCAAGCTGCTGCAGCGCAACCTCGCCCGCGCCATGCACTGCAAGCACCTCGCCCAGCTCTGCGACAACCACCTCGACACCGTCGTCAAGGTACTGTGTACTGTGGAGGCGGCGCGCCCGTGCCCTGGCTCGTGGCCGCGCCCTGGCTGTACTTCGACGGCAAGCTGCTGCAGCGCAACCTCGCCCGCGCCATGCACTGCAAGCACCTCGCCCAGCTCTGCGACAACCACCTCGACACCGTCGTCAAGGTACTGTGTACTGTGGAGGCGGCGCGCCCGTGCCCTGGCTCGTGGCCGCGCCCTGGCTGTACTTCGACGGCAAGCTGCTGCAGCGCAACCTCGCCCGCGCCATGCACTGCAAGCACCTCGCCCAGCTCTGCGACAACCACCTCGACACCGTCGTCAAGGTACTGTGTACTGTGGAGGCGGCGCGCCCGTGCCCTGGCTCGTGGCCGCGCCCTGGCTGTACTTCGACGGCAAGCTGCTGCAGCGCAACCTCGCCCGCGCCATGCACTGCAAGCACCTCGCCCAGCTCTGCGACAACCACCTCGACACCGTCGTCAAGGTACTGTGTACTGTGGAGGCGGCGCGCCCGTGCCCTGGCTCGTGGCCGCGCCCTGGCTGTACTTCGACGGCAAGCTGCTGCAGCGCAACCTCGCCCGCGCCATGCACTGCAAGCACCTCGCCCAGCTCTGCGACAACCACCTCGACACCGTCGTCAAGGTACTGTGTACTGTGGAGGCGGCGCGCCCGTGCCCTGGCTCGTGGCCGCGCCCTGGCTGTACTTCGACGGCAAGCTGCTGCAGCGCAACCTCGCCCGCGCCATGCACTGCAAGCACCTCGCCCAGCTCTGCGACAACCACCTCGACACCGTCGTCAAGGTACTGTGTACTGTGGAGGCGGCGCGCCCGTGCCCTGGCTCGTGGCCGCGCCCTGGCTGTACTTCGACGGCAAGCTGCTGCAGCGCAACCTCGCCCGCGCCATGCACTGCAAGCACCTCGCCCAGCTCTGCGACAACCACCTCGACACCGTCGTCAAGGTACTGTGTACTGTGGAGGCGGCGCGCCCGTGCCCTGGCTCGTGGCCGCGCCCTGGCTGTACTTCGACGGCAAGCTGCTGCAGCGCAACCTCGCCCGCGCCATGCACTGCAAGCACCTCGCCCAGCTCTGCGACAACCACCTCGACACCGTCGTCAAG GTGGAGCGCATGCGCAAGGCGATCCTGGAGGGGCTGGAGGTGGAGTGGGcgctgccgccgctgccgctGGTGGCGGGCGTGGTGGGCGGGCTGGgctggcgcgggcgcgcgcgcggcgcgcggctgGAGATCGCCGGCGTCGTGGTCGGCCAGTGGGGCGCCGACTACCCGCAGCGCGCGCGCTACCCGCAG GCGGCGCACTACGTGGGCTACACGCCGCCCGTGCGCAACGCGtacggcgcgcgcggcgggcgcggctgGCGGGGCCGCGGGCGCGGCCGCGgggcgcccgccgcgcgcccgccgcgccgccgtctGCACCACGACGAGCCCGCCAAGCCCGCCACGCTCTCCGTCAACGG
- the LOC133533620 gene encoding GTP-binding protein Di-Ras2-like — protein sequence MPEQSNDYRVVVFGAGGVGKSSLVLRFVKGTFRESYIPTIEDTYRQVISSNKTICTLQITDTTGSHQFPAMQRLSISKGHAFILVYSVSSRQSLEELKPIWQTIKEIKGADLPSIPVMLAANKCDESPEIREVSASEGQAQAQMWGVSFMETSAKTNHNVTQLFQELLNMEKNRNVSLQVDGKGKKKKDKVVKDGGEASASGREKCCVM from the exons ATGCCGGAGCAAAGTAACGATTATCGCGTTGTAGTTTTCGGTGCAGGTGGCGTGGGTAAAAGTTCTCTGGTACTACGTTTTGTAAAAGGAACGTTTAGGGAGTCATACATACCGACAATCGAGGACACATATAGACAA GTGATAAGTAGTAACAAGACAATATGCACGCTGCAAATAACGGATACGACGGGGTCGCATCAGTTTCCTGCGATGCAAAGGTTATCTATCAGCAAG GGCCACGCGTTCATATTAGTCTACTCCGTGAGCAGTAGACAGTCTCTTGAGGAGCTTAAGCCAATATGGCAGACGATAAAGGAGATAAAGGGCGCCGATCTGCCGAGTATCCCCGTGATGCTGGCAGCAAACAAGTGTGACGAAAGTCCAGAAATCAGAGAAGTTTCTGCGAGTGAGGGGCAGGCTCAGGCACAGATGTGGGGCGTCTCCTTTATGGAAACATCTGCTAAAACGAATCATAATGTCACACAGCTTTTCCAG GAATTACTGAACATGGAAAAAAATAGGAACGTTTCCCTTCAAGTAGATGGCAAgggaaagaaaaagaaagacaAAGTAGTGAAAGACGGCGGCGAAGCTTCAGCGAGCGGAAGGGAAAAGTGCTGCGTCATGTAG